Proteins encoded in a region of the Fusarium keratoplasticum isolate Fu6.1 chromosome 13, whole genome shotgun sequence genome:
- a CDS encoding Aldolase-II domain-containing protein, whose protein sequence is MAPSTIDPVSSQSNILNASKLTGDERAAALKKNGQDRPLNEFTYGGHPLSGPQTKPVKQIRIPRFASLEDEREWRKLHHAAALRWLGLNGYNNEGAGGHLTVRDPLLRDHFWINPHGVSFSYMKPEDLCLINENGEVVGPGNMHAVNPAGFAIHVAVHKARPDVVAACHCHSVPTKAFSALGCKLEPINQDACRFYQDHSIYEGFGGIAFAQDEGERIAKSIGNNKAVILANHGILTVAKSVDAATFLFGAMDRCIQAQLLADAAAAGRGTPTIKVGHEEAQFTRRLYTDEMEYIMFQSCFEDVVRASNGELPMLTGKELPRTG, encoded by the exons ATGGCTCCATCTACAATCGATCCGGTCAGCTCCCAGTCGAACATACTGAATGCTTCCAAGCTCACTGGCGACGAGCGCGCGGCTGCCCTGAAGAAGAATGGCCAGGACCGCCCCTTGAACGAATTCACCTACGGCGGCCATCCCTTGTCCGGGCCCCAGACAAAACCCGTCAAACAGATTAGAATCCCCAGATTCGCGTCCCTGGAGGACGAGCGCGAATGGCGCAAGCTCCATCACGCCGCTGCTCTGAGATGGCTGGGCCTTAACGGGTACAATAACGAGGGCGCAGGTGGCCACCTCACGGTCCGTGATCCCCTTCTTCGTGATCACTTCTGGATCAACCCTCATGGCGTCTCCTTCTCATACATGAAGCCGGAGGATCTTTGTCTCATCAATGAAAATGGAGAGGTTGTGGGGCCTGGCAACATGCATGCTGTCAACCCGGCCGGCTTCGCAATTCATGTTGCCGTTCACAAGGCTCGTCCGGATGTTGTTGCCGCCTGCCACTGCCATTCGGTTCCAACCAAGGCCTTCTCCGCCCTTGGGTGCAAGCTGGAGCCCATCAACCAGGATGCGTGTCGCTTCTACCAGGACCATTCCATCTATGAAGGATTCGGCGGCATCGCCTTCGCACAAGATGAGGGAGAACGAATTGCCAAATCCATTGGCAACAATAAAGCCGTGATTCTGGCAAACCATGGGATCTTGACTGTGGCCAAATCGGTTGATGCTGCGACATTCCTGTTTGGCGCAATGGATAGGTGCATCCAAGCTCAGCTCTTGGCTgatgcggcggcggctggcCGAGGAACGCCCACTATCAAAGTCGGACACGAGGAGGCCCAGTTCACCCGTCGTCTCTATACAGATGAGATGGAATATATCATGTTCCAGTCTTG CTTCGAAGACGTTGTTCGAGCCTCAAATGGGGAGCTTCCCATGTTGACAGGCAAAGAACTCCCCAGAACAGGgtag
- a CDS encoding Peptide hydrolase, translating into MKFGTTAAALLSLTPGLTWAKPRHKLDSKRFQSDIKTKNLMGNLEALNDIAFDNGGNRAFGLPGYEASVDYIWKRISKIKGAKVWKQNFPALFAFVDSIELKVDDEPIYVYGLTYSPSTSEEGITAEIVLGPEGVAGCDTSSYDNLDVKGKIVLVQRFRCPTGGTLAGRVIPAAAAGASAVIIYHDLTTNVTAGSLSEPNPKKHVPAGFITLADGVKIKERLEAGETLTAHFQQSQTIEERITQNVFAETQGGDPRNVIMLGAHLDSVQAGPGINDDGSGTSLILELFLALSKYKTKNKIRFAWWGAEENGLLGSKYYCSNLAAKEVNNLLVYLNYDMVAKGFFGVADTDGSSHGVRAPAGSEVTEKLFVDYFKSNGLEVTPASLTNGSDYAPFWQILNKPFGFLHTGTAVEQDPCYHQACDTIENPDPKTLTINAKAAAHVLTVLDQKGPKLIPKTKVSETSLRSLQKRSVGPDLGQIHELEAMGIRHLGCGLHEV; encoded by the exons ATGAAGTTCGGTACCACTGCAGCGGCCTTGTTGTCGCTGACCCCAGGTCTTACTTGGGCGAAGCCACGGCACAAGCTTGATTCCAAGCGGTTCCAGTCCGACATCAAAACCAAGAA CCTCATGGGCAACTTGGAGGCTCTGAACGACATCGCTTTTGACAACGGAGGAAACCGTGCTTTCGGACTGCCAGGATACGAGGCATCGGTTGACTACATCTGGAAGCGCATCTCGAAAATCAAGGGAGCAAAGGTCTGGAAACAGAACTTTCCCGCACTTTTCGCGTTCGTGGATTCTATCGAGCTAAAGGTGGACGACGAACCAATTTACGTCTACGGCTTGACCTATTCTCCTTCGACCAGCGAGGAGGGAATCACTGCTGAGATCGTCCTTGGACCCGAGGGTGTCGCCGGATGTGACACCTCCTCATATGACAACTTGGacgtcaagggcaagattgtcctcgtccagcGTTTCCGTTGCCCAACTGGAGGCACTCTGGCCGGTCGGGTGATccctgctgccgccgctggtGCGTCTGCGGTAATCATTTACCATGATCTCACCACCAATGTCACGGCTGGCTCGCTTAGTGAGCCCAATCCCAAGAAACATGTGCCTGCAGGCTTCATCACCCTTGCCGATggcgtcaagatcaaggaacGACTCGAGGCTGGCGAAACTCTCACTGCCCACTTTCAACAGTCACAGACTATTGAAGAGCGAATTACACAGAACGTTTTTGCCGAGACACAAGGCGGTGACCCTCGCAATGTGATTATG TTGGGTGCCCATCTCGACAGCGTCCAAGCAGGCCCTGGCATCAATGATGACG GCTCCGGTACTTccctcatccttgagctcttcttggccctctCAAAGtacaagaccaagaacaagattcGATTTGCTTGGTGGGGTGCGGAAGAAAACGGCCTTTTAGGCAGCAAATACTACTGCTCCAACCTTGCAGCGAAGGAGGTCAACAATTTGCTCGTGTATCTCAACTACGACATGGTGGCCAAGGGTTTCTTTGGCGTTGCCGATACCGACGGAAGTTCTCATGGAGTCCGAGCTCCGGCTGGTTCTGAAGTCACAGAGAAGCTCTTCGTCGACTACTTCAAGAGCAATGGCCTCGAAGTTACCCCTGCTTCCCTCACCAATGGAAGCGATTATGCTCCTTTCTGGCAAATCTTGAACAAGCCATTTGGCTTCCTCCATACCG GTACCGCGGTTGAGCAGGACCCGTGCTATCACCAGGCTTGTGATACGATTGAGAACCCCGACCCGAAGACGCTTACCATCAATGCCAAG GCTGCTGCCCATGTCCTTACTGTTCTCGACCAGAAGGGGCCGAAGTTGATCCCAAAGACCAAGGTGAGCGAGACGTCACTGAGGAGTCTCCAGAAGCGAAGCGTTGGCCCGGATTTGGGACAGATTCATGAGTTGGAGGCTATGGGCATCAGGCATCTGGGATGTGGTCTTCACGAGGTCTAA